A segment of the Solanum lycopersicum chromosome 9, SLM_r2.1 genome:
tcTGCTGGAACCACAACAAATAGTTATCTACCGACACCTGATCttccacaacaacaacaacaaaccaaGTGTAGTCTCAGAAACAGGGTCTATAGAGAGGATAGAGTATATGCAAACCTTATCAGTACATGATCTTCCATACCCCCAAAAAAGGGACAATGAAGTACTGAAATAAGATAactgaatacaaaaaataactaGTACTAGTTTCAACGCACCGTAAGACAGCAAATACTACACACGGGGAAAATGAAAAAGGATATCCTATTTTTAACCTAGAATATTACTGAAGACTTTGCCTTGGCTTACTCTCAATACGAGACCCCGCGACTAGGACATGTCATGAGAAAAGCACATAGTGAAAAGAAAAGCAATTAATGGCTTCATaagctaaaatattttttgtataggACAAATATATCCATGGCCACCACCAAACCCtaatttcttcttattctttacCCATTTTAATGACCAGCATACACCCTTTAGTGCATCAGAATAAACAGATAGCTCTGTTATGACCAGTCATAATGCTTAAGAATATGATACTagacaaaaaaagaagagaatatctAACTTGTTATCAGAACAACTAAGATCCAATTAACTATGCAAATATCTAGTCCAAACATCATTTTTCACTAGGAaagcaaaagaagaaagagGTCTAACAATAGAAAAGTTAGGGGCTTCCATTTAAAAAAGAGACAGAAACATGGCATTTTGCtacatttaaagaaaatttatcatattaaacTATTTGCTCTTTAAGATCTTTTTCTATGCAGTGGAATATGGTATTCCAAAGGTTGTATACCATAGGATACAAGAAATGGCTACAATTCTTTTCATGTAAGATTCAACAGCTCAAATACAATATGTAAGAAAATTCACTAATTCTTCCTTATCAAAGACCAAAATCTTGAGGCGCTCGAACGGTCAGAATCAGAAAAGGTTTTAGCTTCACAAGTATAACACAAGATCACCTACTCCATAAATGTTAGCAGGAATTAACACgtcaaaaatgtattttttttgaaagtgaTGAGTCCGCAACTTAAAAGATAAACACTAGAAGAAAGTGCAACAACATATACTAGGACGCAAAGAAGTGAAGCTACAAACAAAAGCAAGCAAGAAAcaacatgaagaggaagaagtaAAGGCAAAGGAATGAAGGAAACAAAACCcaaaattcatcatttccttGACCTGTAAGAGAGTAAAACTGACAAagcaaacattttaaaataaacttgcGACTCCAACCATGTTAAAAAATGCATTTTAAAAGCATGATGCTCTTCAATCTTTAAACTTAGAcgaaatctcttttttttttctttcataaaaaCAGAAAAAGCACAATAAAAGTGTTTACCCACGAATGCAACACCAACACCAAAAGTGCTTAAAGGGCGTTTCCCTTTCAAACAAAAGCAACAAATTGATTTACAGCTTCAAACAGAGGAAAGATTTCCCTTTCAgaagttgaaaaagaaacccaCTAGAATGAACAAAAGTATAAGTTGAGGGAAGGTAGATTTATACCTATGAGTGTGTTGAAAATGAAGATTATTGTCAGGAAATGAGATTTCATCAACAGACCCAACAGAAGCAGAGTGTGGGTGTGAGTTAGGGCAGGGAATGGGGGTGGGTGGTTTGTGAAGGCGGCGGGAACGAAGTTGAAGGTAACAAGAATCAGAAGCAGAGGGCAGTGAGGGTGGtggagttgaagaagaagaagactgaAGACGTTGAAGTGCTAAGGTTGTCGATCTAGTACGAACACCAAGAGAAGAAGACTCCATAACATGGCCACTTTTTCTCAAGTATTTTCCCATGAATGTTTTGTAATGGAAAGCAGAGGAGGGAAAATAAAAAGGGATGAGTTTTTAGGTAAAGTTAGGGTTGAAACGGGATACTTATGACTCAACACTCAACAGTAACGTTAaccattttttctattttctatacaacaataaaatatttttaggcaTCTCCAATCCAAACACTAAAATTTAGTGTCatcattattttttgtgtaatcaccaaattttacataaaaaaaaaattctctttttttattattatattattatttcttatttactttatattttcttatttcttatgttttgttgtaaaattactatgtattttatatttcatttttggtgTATGTCAATTACTACTTTGTTGAgtgtttattataaattattatttttaagtatattgtattatttgttcaaaaatttatatgtttgcatttttaatttttgtgaaggTTAATTGTAGCttatattcaattataatttataatagaaCTAAcataagtttaatttttgaaaaaaaatcatatacaaaaaaataatattcaaaaaggGAACTGGTGTGATGAATAGTGTTACACCAAATTTGATGTAACACTATTCACACACCAAATTTGATGTAAAAATTGGTATGAATTGGAGCTCAAAACACTAAATTTTACATCAAATATAGAATTTGATATAAGATTTGGTGTTGGATTAGAGATGATCTAAAGAAGATATAGTGTACATagatattattactatttttataaaaataaagagctTGTTTTTAAAAGATACTCGATTTAAATACATCAAATTTAAATAGTAGAAAAATATAGTCATCGATAAGAAAAATAgtacaatatttattattttgaaaatgaaaataagtatATCAAGATAAGCTATTTATTGTATCAAAATCACATTATCTTTTAAGAGTTGTGTAAAGTATAAAGTGGTAGTGAATTGATTTACTAATGAACCAATTTATTACACATTAACaaaaagtgatatttttttggaaTGATGGGTATACTTACTATAATATCTAGTATAAGTATAaaattagttcatttattttaataacgAATCAGATTTAGAAGTGTATTTTCTTTAGGGGTCCGTTAGTGAGAGAGGTATATGTATATCTATAATTGAAAGACATTAGCTTATGTGAAGGTAAAGTATAACAAAGGGCATAGACGTACCATTTATTAAAGTTTGGATGAATCCGTTCTTTTCATTTCCTAATAATACTCCTTTAATTTCTATTTGTATGTCATTCTAACTAAAATAGATGGTTCTTAATATTCCCTCTGTTCACTTTCTCTTGCTACTTATTTCTAAAATAGATTTTCAATTTTAGTTATCACTTTTGACATatcaaaaaaagataattatattttttcatgggGAGAAGTCCCAAATCGGCGTTGGAAGTAGTATCGGATCACAGGTCAAGGTCAAAAATTAGGGCTCAGGTTGAGATTAGAGTTGGATCGAGATTGGATCCCAGATTTTGAATTACAGTTGAGAATTTGGGGTCTTCGATT
Coding sequences within it:
- the krp2 gene encoding p27KIP1-related-protein 2, producing MGKYLRKSGHVMESSSLGVRTRSTTLALQRLQSSSSSTPPPSLPSASDSCYLQLRSRRLHKPPTPIPCPNSHPHSASVGSVDEISFPDNNLHFQHTHRSTRESTPCSLVREVDEMVNPGSATRRTELNTTTQRRRNFILRNIPSAHEIEEFFTFAEQQQQRLFMEKYNFDVVNDVPLSGRYEWIRVNH